From Pseudonocardia autotrophica, one genomic window encodes:
- a CDS encoding IS701 family transposase gives MVDLAGWVAALDQVIASIGPRFFRREPRARAGAYVRGLLAGLERKNGWTLAEHAGAVSPDGTQRMLRIADWDVDGVRDDVRDYVLDALGDPASEVFVVDETGFIKKGLRSAGVQRQYTGTSGKVDNCQLGVFLAYASSKGRALIDRELYLPTSWTEDRDRCARADVPDEVGFATKPQLGLAMLARAHACGALTPRSWVTADEIYGQNPTFRTWLADREIPFVLATRNDDVLTSPDGHRRQAKVLATIAGARDPDTGRSGWERRQVGAGAHGERIYDWTTVALDPAGLPHGWGHWLLVRRQTEPGQGKTTRELAFYRCAAPAATPLRELVRVAGARWAIEECFQTSKNEAGLDHYQVRSYRAWYAHITLAMLAAAYLSVTRAQEAEKGDLQPSGPG, from the coding sequence GTGGTGGATCTTGCTGGATGGGTAGCGGCGTTGGACCAGGTCATCGCGTCGATCGGGCCGCGGTTCTTCCGTCGTGAGCCCCGCGCGCGGGCCGGGGCGTATGTGCGCGGCCTGCTGGCCGGGTTGGAGCGCAAGAACGGGTGGACTCTGGCCGAGCATGCGGGGGCGGTCTCGCCGGACGGGACGCAGCGGATGCTGCGCATCGCTGACTGGGACGTCGACGGGGTCCGCGACGACGTGCGCGACTACGTCCTCGACGCCCTCGGCGACCCCGCAAGTGAGGTGTTCGTGGTCGACGAGACCGGGTTCATCAAGAAGGGCCTGCGTTCGGCGGGAGTGCAACGCCAGTACACCGGTACCAGCGGCAAGGTCGACAACTGTCAGCTCGGGGTGTTCCTGGCCTATGCCAGCTCGAAGGGGCGGGCGTTGATCGACCGCGAGCTCTACCTGCCGACCTCGTGGACCGAGGACCGGGACCGCTGCGCCAGAGCTGACGTGCCCGATGAGGTCGGGTTCGCCACGAAGCCCCAGCTCGGGCTGGCGATGCTCGCCCGCGCCCACGCCTGCGGGGCCCTCACACCCCGCTCGTGGGTGACCGCCGACGAGATCTACGGACAGAATCCGACCTTCCGCACCTGGCTGGCCGACCGGGAGATTCCGTTCGTGCTGGCCACTCGCAACGACGACGTCCTGACCAGCCCGGACGGGCATCGCCGCCAGGCCAAGGTCCTCGCCACGATCGCCGGCGCCCGCGACCCCGACACCGGCCGCAGCGGGTGGGAACGGCGCCAGGTCGGCGCGGGTGCGCACGGAGAGCGGATCTATGACTGGACCACCGTCGCCCTCGACCCGGCCGGCCTGCCCCACGGGTGGGGGCACTGGCTGCTCGTGCGCCGCCAGACCGAACCCGGGCAGGGCAAGACCACCCGGGAGCTGGCGTTCTACCGCTGCGCCGCCCCCGCGGCCACGCCGCTGCGCGAGCTGGTCCGCGTCGCCGGCGCACGCTGGGCGATCGAGGAATGCTTCCAGACCTCCAAGAACGAAGCAGGCCTCGACCACTACCAAGTCCGCTCCTACCGAGCCTGGTACGCCCACATCACACTGGCCATGCTCGCCGCCGCCTACCTGTCCGTCACCCGCGCACAGGAGGCCGAAAAGGGGGATCTCCAGCCGAGCGGACCGGGCTGA
- a CDS encoding HNH endonuclease signature motif containing protein, protein MPRIRTIERWFVRHIQEDADGCWIWTGSKMGNGYGQVRVQGCSSAAHRAIYEYLIAPVPAGLDLDHLCRKRACVNPYHLEPVTRSVNLRRGNTRRLHNSSKTACPNTATAFRRVVRG, encoded by the coding sequence ATGCCCCGGATTAGAACGATCGAACGCTGGTTCGTTCGACACATCCAAGAAGATGCAGATGGCTGCTGGATCTGGACCGGCAGCAAGATGGGGAACGGCTACGGACAGGTGCGTGTCCAGGGCTGCTCGAGCGCTGCGCACCGCGCGATCTACGAGTACCTGATCGCCCCCGTGCCGGCTGGGCTGGACCTGGATCATCTTTGCCGCAAGAGGGCGTGCGTAAACCCGTACCACCTTGAGCCAGTGACTCGGTCTGTCAACCTCCGCCGCGGGAATACGCGTCGTCTGCACAACAGCTCAAAGACGGCGTGCCCTAATACTGCAACGGCGTTTCGACGTGTCGTGAGAGGCTGA
- a CDS encoding single-stranded DNA-binding protein, giving the protein MTLPNMSGVGRLVQDPEVRFSNSGVAVATVNLAFNSRKKDERGEWVDDRVFFVRGTAFKQLAEHVADSLTKGMEVVVSGRLVTDQWEDKQTGDKRSATALMIDSIGPSLSWATAAVTKASKDSGGSAGAAYATGGGFANGAGDGTPPF; this is encoded by the coding sequence ATGACGCTGCCCAACATGTCCGGTGTCGGCCGACTGGTCCAGGACCCCGAAGTTCGGTTCAGCAACAGCGGGGTCGCGGTCGCCACCGTGAACCTGGCGTTCAACTCCCGCAAGAAGGACGAACGCGGCGAGTGGGTAGACGACCGCGTGTTCTTCGTTCGCGGGACGGCTTTCAAGCAGCTCGCCGAGCACGTCGCCGACTCGTTGACAAAGGGCATGGAAGTTGTCGTGTCCGGGCGGCTCGTCACCGACCAGTGGGAGGACAAGCAGACCGGCGACAAGCGGTCCGCGACCGCCCTGATGATCGATTCGATTGGGCCGAGTCTGTCGTGGGCGACCGCAGCGGTGACGAAGGCCAGCAAGGACTCCGGAGGGTCTGCGGGGGCTGCGTACGCGACCGGCGGCGGGTTCGCCAACGGGGCCGGTGACGGCACTCCGCCCTTCTGA
- a CDS encoding recombinase RecT has translation MTEKIGAAIAKTGTGPAAMVKQYSQDFSSVLPSHIKPEQWVRLAQGALKKGKRIGDRTELEIAASNNPGVFLSSLLDAARLGLEPGTEQYYLTPRKVKGQLEILGIVGYQGLIELMYRAGAISSVVAECVYVNDHFQYRPGRDEKPVHEIDWDAEDRGKLRLVYAYAVMKDGATSKVVVLNAAAIRTIKGSAQGADSQYSPWQTNEPAMWLKSAVRQLAKWVPTSAEYMREQLRAVRDVAAEGITTPRIPDDAPVDVTGWIEVDDDGHVVDAEVVDRSDEQAELEHDINGGN, from the coding sequence ATGACCGAGAAGATCGGCGCCGCCATCGCCAAGACGGGCACCGGCCCGGCCGCGATGGTCAAGCAGTACTCCCAGGACTTCTCCTCCGTCCTGCCCTCCCACATCAAGCCCGAGCAGTGGGTGCGGCTCGCGCAGGGCGCACTCAAGAAGGGCAAGCGGATCGGGGACCGCACCGAACTGGAGATCGCCGCCAGCAACAACCCCGGCGTGTTCCTGTCCTCACTTCTCGATGCCGCCCGCCTAGGCCTCGAGCCCGGAACTGAGCAGTACTATCTGACCCCCCGGAAGGTGAAGGGGCAGCTGGAAATCCTCGGGATCGTCGGCTACCAGGGCCTCATCGAACTCATGTACCGGGCCGGTGCGATCTCCTCCGTCGTCGCCGAATGCGTGTACGTGAACGACCACTTCCAGTACCGGCCCGGTCGCGACGAGAAGCCCGTCCACGAAATCGACTGGGACGCTGAGGACCGCGGCAAGCTGCGCCTCGTCTACGCGTACGCGGTCATGAAGGACGGCGCCACCTCGAAGGTCGTCGTCCTCAACGCCGCAGCGATCCGCACCATCAAGGGGTCCGCGCAGGGCGCCGACTCCCAGTACTCGCCGTGGCAGACCAACGAACCCGCCATGTGGCTGAAGTCCGCGGTGCGGCAGCTCGCGAAGTGGGTGCCGACCTCGGCCGAGTACATGCGCGAGCAGCTGCGCGCGGTCCGGGACGTCGCAGCAGAAGGCATCACCACCCCCCGAATCCCGGACGACGCCCCCGTGGATGTGACGGGCTGGATCGAGGTCGACGACGACGGCCACGTCGTGGACGCCGAAGTTGTGGACCGCTCCGACGAGCAGGCCGAACTCGAGCACGACATCAACGGAGGTAACTGA
- a CDS encoding lambda-exonuclease family protein — MPITVPTGIPAARLEPGTAEWMRYMSASKIAAVVGLSPWESKFSLYHRMTGLVPAEEENDQTRRGHYLEPAVAAWFADQHPDWRIEQCGSFLHRDRRWQAATPDRLAINDGGIIVAVECKSTADMTGWGEQSTDEIPVYYRCQVMWQMDTLGLQRCHIAMIGPSLVFAEYVVDYDPDEATILRDAATAFLADVAAERRPALDDSTATYQVLRALHPDIDGSSVDVPDELARTYLQAVADAKAAQAAKQAATSRLLDRMGDARDAYWNGNKIAYRMAKNGDTPYLVAARGATNHLTERTAA; from the coding sequence ATGCCGATCACCGTCCCCACCGGGATCCCAGCCGCACGCCTCGAACCCGGAACGGCGGAGTGGATGCGGTACATGTCCGCGTCGAAGATCGCCGCCGTCGTCGGCCTGTCCCCATGGGAATCGAAGTTCTCCCTCTACCACCGCATGACCGGCCTCGTCCCCGCCGAAGAGGAGAACGACCAGACGCGGCGCGGCCACTACCTCGAGCCGGCGGTCGCGGCCTGGTTCGCCGACCAGCACCCCGACTGGCGCATCGAGCAGTGCGGCAGCTTCCTGCACCGGGACCGGCGCTGGCAGGCCGCCACCCCGGACCGGCTCGCCATCAACGATGGCGGGATCATCGTCGCCGTCGAATGCAAGTCGACCGCCGACATGACCGGCTGGGGCGAGCAGAGCACCGACGAGATCCCCGTCTACTACCGCTGCCAGGTCATGTGGCAGATGGACACCCTCGGCCTGCAGCGCTGCCACATCGCGATGATCGGGCCGTCCCTGGTGTTCGCCGAGTACGTCGTCGACTACGACCCCGACGAGGCCACGATTCTGCGGGACGCGGCCACCGCATTCCTCGCCGACGTCGCAGCGGAACGCCGGCCCGCCCTCGACGACTCCACCGCCACCTACCAGGTCCTGCGGGCCCTGCACCCAGACATCGACGGCAGCAGCGTCGACGTCCCCGACGAGCTCGCCCGCACCTACCTGCAGGCCGTCGCCGACGCCAAGGCTGCGCAGGCCGCGAAACAGGCCGCGACCAGCCGCCTCCTCGACCGCATGGGCGACGCCCGCGACGCCTACTGGAACGGCAACAAGATCGCCTACCGCATGGCGAAGAACGGCGACACCCCCTACCTGGTTGCCGCACGCGGCGCCACCAACCACCTCACCGAAAGGACCGCGGCATGA
- a CDS encoding 3'-5' exonuclease — MNSTRHIVVVDTETNGLDPRRHQAVEVAWWNLTTNERGMFIPTHNVSEVLANADVKALQINRYVDRIADQVPSVDSHERGKFAQQLDGCTLAGSNPAFDAAMVEKLLRPRHTLQINGKPVTTWRQPWHHRMLDLSNYAAGMLALNDLPGLAKVCELLDVDPGDHTAEADVTATGECFNKLFARAASERELTVAELS; from the coding sequence GTGAACAGCACCCGCCACATCGTCGTCGTCGACACCGAAACCAACGGCCTCGACCCACGACGCCACCAGGCCGTCGAAGTCGCCTGGTGGAACCTCACCACCAACGAGCGAGGCATGTTCATCCCAACCCACAACGTGTCCGAAGTGCTCGCCAACGCCGACGTGAAGGCGTTGCAGATCAACCGCTATGTAGATCGCATCGCCGACCAGGTCCCCTCGGTAGACAGCCACGAGCGCGGCAAGTTCGCGCAGCAGCTTGACGGCTGCACCCTGGCCGGATCGAACCCGGCGTTCGACGCCGCGATGGTCGAGAAGCTTCTCCGACCCCGACACACCCTGCAGATCAACGGCAAGCCGGTCACAACGTGGCGGCAGCCGTGGCATCACCGCATGCTCGACCTGTCCAACTACGCCGCCGGCATGCTCGCCCTCAACGACCTCCCCGGCCTCGCCAAGGTGTGCGAACTCCTCGACGTCGACCCCGGCGACCACACCGCCGAAGCCGACGTCACCGCCACCGGTGAGTGCTTCAACAAGCTGTTCGCCCGGGCCGCATCGGAGCGGGAGCTGACCGTCGCGGAGCTGTCGTGA
- a CDS encoding SsgA family sporulation/cell division regulator has product MTGHVEARFPRTPTLHANGNSLIHTLLTWHPDDAHAVRLTCRNTDGQAVTWWFDRQMLTDGLTAHVGEGDIGIGPVLAEDPDTGDVIEDPHHIEILLRDPAGIGGNLSLIYQKRALHTFLNRTWQQVAAGAEQYPFNPATLFEKGTA; this is encoded by the coding sequence ATGACCGGCCACGTCGAAGCCCGCTTCCCCCGCACCCCCACCCTCCACGCAAACGGCAACAGCCTCATCCACACCCTCCTCACCTGGCACCCCGACGACGCCCACGCCGTACGCCTCACCTGCCGCAACACCGACGGACAGGCCGTCACCTGGTGGTTCGACCGGCAGATGCTCACCGACGGGCTCACCGCACATGTCGGGGAAGGCGACATCGGCATCGGCCCCGTCCTCGCCGAGGACCCCGACACCGGTGACGTCATCGAAGACCCACACCACATCGAAATCCTGCTCCGCGACCCCGCCGGGATCGGCGGCAACCTCAGCCTCATCTACCAGAAGCGGGCACTCCACACCTTCCTCAACCGCACCTGGCAGCAGGTTGCGGCCGGCGCCGAGCAGTACCCGTTCAACCCCGCCACCCTGTTCGAGAAGGGCACCGCATGA
- a CDS encoding response regulator transcription factor, with protein MTGTPRPAQPGDPLTARELDILYWTAAGLRNHGVATQLHLEHNTIKTHLRRLFRKLGAVDRAHLIAAAFSHGYLTVRDGHIVAAGHDHHERAA; from the coding sequence ATGACCGGCACCCCCCGCCCCGCCCAGCCTGGTGACCCGCTCACCGCCCGCGAACTCGACATCCTCTACTGGACCGCCGCCGGGCTCCGCAACCACGGCGTCGCCACCCAACTCCACCTCGAACACAACACCATCAAAACGCACCTCCGCCGACTGTTCCGGAAACTCGGCGCAGTCGACCGAGCGCACCTCATCGCCGCCGCATTCAGCCACGGCTACCTCACCGTCCGCGACGGACACATCGTCGCTGCCGGACATGACCACCACGAGCGGGCCGCGTGA
- a CDS encoding WhiB family transcriptional regulator — protein sequence MTWQTHAKCLHPTVQPGDFSPLQPNGRPDLEAAHTIATRFCSGCPVRLDCLRWAADSGAQEIVAGGMWWPPNPYRKPIPPLDLLNHNPEGAAA from the coding sequence ATGACCTGGCAAACCCACGCGAAATGCCTCCACCCCACGGTGCAGCCCGGCGACTTCTCACCCCTACAGCCGAACGGGCGCCCCGACCTCGAAGCCGCCCACACCATCGCCACCCGCTTCTGCAGTGGTTGCCCCGTCCGCCTCGACTGCCTCCGCTGGGCCGCCGACAGCGGAGCCCAAGAAATCGTCGCCGGAGGCATGTGGTGGCCACCCAACCCCTACCGCAAACCCATCCCCCCGCTGGACCTCCTCAACCACAACCCCGAAGGCGCAGCAGCATGA
- a CDS encoding DUF397 domain-containing protein, translating into MVQVRSSFCYGGECVQVEFLQRAGVLVSHPEQPEPLYFTRGEWQAFIAGVKNGDFDLPD; encoded by the coding sequence ATGGTGCAGGTCAGGTCGTCGTTCTGCTACGGCGGAGAGTGCGTGCAGGTTGAGTTCCTCCAGCGGGCCGGGGTGCTGGTCAGTCACCCGGAGCAGCCGGAGCCGTTGTATTTCACGCGTGGCGAGTGGCAGGCGTTCATCGCAGGTGTGAAGAACGGCGATTTCGATCTGCCCGACTAG
- the dcd gene encoding dCTP deaminase encodes MQQGDLIVDPPPAVERLQPASIDVTLGDSYRGFTGNHTTVTLDQIPDDLTVGLPVEDGILLQPGDFVLATTAEHFTIPADLCAFLHGRSTLGRLGITCHVTAGLIDPGYRGHITLEVSNVGPVTILLRVGDPIGQVTFEQLTEAAARPYGHPDVRSRYQDQDGAAGPRAVPGLVELADVIQIRGGA; translated from the coding sequence ATGCAGCAGGGCGACCTGATCGTTGACCCGCCGCCTGCGGTGGAACGGCTGCAACCGGCTTCGATCGACGTCACCCTCGGCGACAGCTACCGCGGGTTCACCGGGAACCACACCACGGTCACCCTCGACCAGATCCCCGACGACCTCACCGTCGGGCTACCAGTCGAAGACGGGATCCTGCTGCAGCCCGGCGACTTCGTGTTGGCCACCACCGCCGAACACTTCACCATCCCCGCCGACCTGTGCGCGTTCCTCCACGGCCGATCCACACTCGGCCGGCTCGGCATCACCTGCCACGTCACTGCCGGCCTGATCGACCCCGGCTACCGCGGCCACATCACCCTCGAAGTGTCCAACGTCGGCCCGGTCACCATCCTGCTGCGCGTCGGGGATCCGATCGGGCAGGTCACCTTTGAACAGCTCACCGAGGCTGCGGCGCGCCCGTATGGGCATCCGGATGTTCGGTCCCGCTACCAGGACCAGGACGGCGCGGCCGGGCCGCGGGCGGTACCGGGGTTGGTGGAGTTGGCCGATGTGATCCAGATACGAGGGGGCGCGTGA
- a CDS encoding helix-turn-helix domain-containing protein — protein MSDPTAGQTPAPTDATEHRVTITITPITDAELAAFVEAFRERFGRKRLVHVPSPWGRHAATIVRAALARDVLAEALAAIERKADDIAEAAMRESRAEELALELSDEVRALRAARDVPAPTDEPDTGVAEPSSTEALRAELAETRAELDRMRDVARTEDAAKRDAMVTADVWKMRADRLATAGDALADAAEDVIDGPTEAHLDDLGAAAEAWRALRAGVPAPGRAGDDEPRPDHFLAKLDGLVNTDDLGALDPEDVRAALDEAQATIRRLRAGGGHTAGQDERLARSEQIGRALTTLRSALGLHHDEVAARAGIHPQRLGALESGAEPDVPAGWIRPILAALAAPADDTAGQDEPAADEVLLVRLDGRKGGQVTVGHSRLPVTTVLRALGRDGTVATARAAYPDLTEEAGRVLAALREDLPSPGTTLPRVIAELSHQRDQGYLDLGNFREAFDAAIDFIERAVSAAPADDTAAPDGSATRPVPPWQVADALRDYRGHPGTQSELEDDWPRAAEIVQWALSITEPPAGSVSPDQDGDTARA, from the coding sequence ATGTCTGACCCCACCGCTGGGCAGACCCCGGCACCCACCGACGCCACCGAGCACCGGGTAACCATCACCATCACGCCGATCACCGATGCCGAGCTGGCCGCGTTCGTGGAGGCGTTCCGAGAGCGGTTCGGCCGGAAGCGCCTCGTCCACGTGCCCTCGCCCTGGGGGAGGCACGCGGCGACGATCGTGCGTGCCGCGCTGGCCCGCGACGTCCTCGCCGAGGCGCTGGCCGCGATCGAGCGGAAGGCCGACGACATCGCCGAGGCTGCGATGCGGGAGTCCCGCGCCGAGGAGCTGGCGCTGGAGCTGAGCGACGAGGTCCGTGCGCTCCGGGCGGCCCGCGACGTCCCCGCACCCACCGACGAGCCGGACACTGGTGTCGCGGAGCCTTCCAGCACTGAGGCGTTACGCGCCGAGCTGGCCGAGACCCGGGCCGAGCTGGACCGGATGCGCGACGTCGCCCGCACCGAGGACGCGGCGAAGCGCGACGCGATGGTGACGGCCGACGTGTGGAAGATGCGCGCGGACCGCCTCGCGACCGCCGGTGACGCCCTGGCCGACGCCGCGGAAGACGTGATCGACGGCCCGACCGAGGCACATCTCGACGACCTGGGCGCGGCCGCCGAGGCGTGGCGGGCGCTCCGTGCCGGTGTTCCCGCTCCGGGTCGGGCCGGGGACGACGAGCCGCGCCCGGACCACTTCCTGGCGAAGCTGGACGGCCTGGTGAACACCGACGACCTCGGAGCGCTGGACCCGGAGGACGTCCGGGCCGCGCTCGACGAGGCGCAGGCGACGATCCGGCGGCTGCGGGCCGGGGGCGGACACACCGCCGGGCAGGACGAGCGGCTGGCCCGCAGCGAGCAGATCGGCCGCGCTCTCACGACCCTGCGCAGCGCCCTCGGCCTGCACCATGACGAGGTCGCGGCACGGGCGGGAATCCACCCGCAGCGGCTGGGTGCGTTGGAGTCCGGCGCGGAGCCCGACGTCCCGGCGGGGTGGATCCGCCCGATCCTCGCCGCACTCGCGGCCCCGGCCGACGACACCGCCGGGCAGGACGAGCCGGCCGCCGACGAGGTGCTGCTAGTGCGTCTCGACGGCCGAAAGGGCGGCCAGGTCACCGTCGGGCACTCCCGGCTCCCGGTGACGACGGTGCTGCGGGCGCTGGGCCGGGACGGCACGGTCGCGACGGCGCGGGCCGCGTACCCGGACCTGACCGAGGAGGCGGGGCGGGTGCTGGCCGCGCTCCGCGAGGATCTGCCCTCGCCTGGCACAACGCTGCCCAGGGTGATCGCGGAGCTGAGCCACCAGCGCGACCAGGGGTATCTCGACCTGGGCAACTTCCGCGAGGCGTTCGACGCAGCGATCGATTTCATCGAGCGGGCCGTGTCCGCGGCCCCGGCCGACGACACCGCCGCACCGGACGGCTCCGCTACTCGGCCCGTCCCGCCGTGGCAGGTCGCCGATGCGCTCCGCGACTACCGGGGGCACCCGGGCACACAGTCGGAGCTCGAAGACGACTGGCCGCGTGCCGCCGAGATCGTGCAGTGGGCGCTGTCGATCACCGAGCCGCCCGCCGGTTCGGTGTCCCCGGACCAGGACGGGGACACCGCCCGTGCCTGA